TATTAGTTCCAATCCCAGGAGACCCAATTGGTGCAAGTGGTAGTGTCATGGGGCATATAATATTGGCATGTATCGGGGGCTTTGGAGTAGGATTTTTATCCATAATTCAAGGTGGCTGTCCTTTAAGAAACTATGTAATGGCAGCAGAAGGGAACAAAACAGCAATTACCTATGTATTGGGTTTAGCAGTTGGTGCAGTAATATTCCATTTATGGGTGGCTCCATTTGTTAAATCATTAGGTTTATAGCCCATATTTATTTATACTATTTTTTTAATTTATTTTTATAACCATTATAATATTTTATTTTTTAGATATTTAATTATAATAAATAATAATTTACAAAAACATGATATACCATGAGTTGAAAATATGGCGTTTAAAACTTTGAAAAAAATAATCTCCAATAACATTAAAGATAAAAATATAAAAGCTCCGAAAAATAAAAACGAAAAAAAAGGAATAATAATATTTAGTAATGTTAAGGAAACCATGAAATCAGAACAGATATTAAAAAAATCCAGATTTAATATTAAAGTTGTAGCTCCCCCAATGGAAATAAGAGAAGGTTGTGATTTAGCCATTGAATATGACTTAATAGATGAATTTGGAATCCAAAATACCCTTGAAAAAAATAAAATTGCACCTACTAAATATATTTCGGCTGAAAATTACTCTCAA
The window above is part of the Methanococcus aeolicus Nankai-3 genome. Proteins encoded here:
- a CDS encoding DUF3343 domain-containing protein; amino-acid sequence: MAFKTLKKIISNNIKDKNIKAPKNKNEKKGIIIFSNVKETMKSEQILKKSRFNIKVVAPPMEIREGCDLAIEYDLIDEFGIQNTLEKNKIAPTKYISAENYSQKPLELVKIKKIDNYTMVRCGNMKITIDEKGDIVNVSGGGCPDVPYLTLNLKGKNINNLKIEDNPKNLGYSLCAYTLNKAFVKAQELARQ
- a CDS encoding YeeE/YedE thiosulfate transporter family protein, which encodes MMYIHAIGTLLFGIVLGYLFQRSRMCFAGGMRDFYLVKDSYLLKGLFGTIAGAFIGYAIFSAMGLISAFPWALSKGLLVPIPGDPIGASGSVMGHIILACIGGFGVGFLSIIQGGCPLRNYVMAAEGNKTAITYVLGLAVGAVIFHLWVAPFVKSLGL